The following proteins are encoded in a genomic region of Methylobacterium tardum:
- a CDS encoding aspartate carbamoyltransferase catalytic subunit → MTTPAPPAFPHRHLLGIEGLTRPDIEGLLDAAESAVDISRQVEKKRTTLRGRTQINLFFEPSTRTQSSFELAGKRLGADVMNMSVASSSVKKGETLIDTAATLNAMRPDIIVVRHESAGAVHLLARKVDCAVVNAGDGAHEHPTQALLDALTIRRNKGRIEGLQVAICGDVLHSRVARSNIILLQAMGARVRLIAPSTLLPAGIERFGVETFTDMRKGLVGCDIVMMLRLQRERMNGSFVPSVKEYFRYFGLDGEKLALAKPDALVMHPGPMNRGVEISSEIADGAQSLIREQVEMGVAVRMAVLEALARHLPNG, encoded by the coding sequence ATGACGACGCCCGCGCCCCCGGCCTTCCCGCACCGGCACCTCCTCGGCATCGAGGGCCTGACCCGGCCCGATATCGAGGGGCTGCTCGACGCCGCCGAATCCGCCGTGGACATCTCGCGGCAGGTGGAGAAGAAGCGCACGACCCTGCGGGGCCGCACGCAGATCAACCTGTTCTTCGAGCCCTCGACGCGGACGCAATCGTCCTTCGAGCTCGCCGGCAAGCGGCTGGGCGCCGACGTGATGAACATGTCGGTGGCCTCGTCCTCGGTGAAGAAGGGCGAGACCCTGATCGACACCGCCGCGACGCTCAACGCCATGCGGCCCGACATCATCGTGGTCCGCCACGAATCGGCCGGCGCCGTGCACCTGCTCGCCCGCAAGGTCGACTGCGCGGTGGTCAATGCCGGCGACGGCGCCCACGAGCACCCGACCCAGGCGCTTCTCGACGCCCTCACCATCCGCCGCAACAAGGGCCGGATCGAGGGCCTGCAGGTGGCGATCTGCGGCGACGTCCTGCACTCGCGGGTGGCGCGCTCCAACATCATCCTGCTGCAGGCGATGGGCGCACGGGTCCGCCTGATCGCGCCCTCGACGCTGCTGCCCGCCGGGATCGAGCGCTTCGGCGTCGAGACCTTCACGGACATGCGGAAGGGTCTCGTCGGCTGCGACATCGTGATGATGCTGCGCCTGCAGCGGGAGCGCATGAACGGCTCGTTCGTGCCCTCCGTGAAGGAGTATTTCCGCTATTTCGGCCTCGACGGCGAGAAGCTGGCGCTCGCCAAGCCCGACGCGCTGGTGATGCATCCCGGGCCGATGAACCGCGGCGTCGAGATCTCCTCCGAGATCGCTGACGGGGCGCAGTCGCTGATCCGCGAGCAGGTCGAGATGGGCGTGGCCGTCCGCATGGCCGTGCTGGAGGCGCTCGCCCGGCACCTACCGAACGGGTGA
- a CDS encoding phosphoribosyl-ATP diphosphatase: MTAYTLADLAALVASRAGTDPATSYTAKLLSEGPAKAAKKLGEEAVEAAIAAVQGDKTGLRNEAADVLYHLVVLLRAGGVELADVMAELERRTAQSGIAEKAARRPA; this comes from the coding sequence ATGACCGCCTACACGCTCGCCGACCTCGCCGCCCTCGTGGCGAGCCGCGCCGGGACCGATCCGGCCACCTCCTACACGGCCAAGCTCCTGTCCGAGGGACCCGCCAAGGCGGCCAAGAAGCTCGGCGAGGAGGCGGTCGAGGCGGCGATCGCGGCCGTGCAGGGCGACAAGACCGGCCTGCGGAACGAGGCCGCCGACGTGCTCTACCACCTCGTCGTGCTGCTCCGGGCCGGCGGGGTCGAACTCGCCGACGTGATGGCCGAGCTCGAGCGGCGCACCGCCCAGAGCGGCATCGCCGAGAAGGCCGCGAGGCGCCCCGCGTGA
- the coaA gene encoding type I pantothenate kinase, translated as MNAAALPGSVEAILDASDRLSPYRRFSREEWAQLRADTPLTLKQEDLERLQSINDPISVEEVEAIYLPLSRLLALYVAATQGLFKATQRFLLAERETKAPYIIGLAGSVAVGKSTTARILTALLARWPNTPKVDLVTTDGFLLPNAELAANGLMERKGFPESYDTAALLRFLHDVKAGHKRVTAPLYSHLVYDRVPGEERVVESPDILIAEGLNVLQPARLPRDGTAIPFVSDFFDFSIYLDGHEDDLHRWYVTRFMKLRQTAFRDPRSYFRKYAEIPETEALDIADRLWTTINLPNLRENIVPTRQRASLILTKGASHRIESVALRRL; from the coding sequence GTGAACGCGGCCGCGCTGCCGGGCTCGGTCGAGGCGATCCTCGACGCGTCGGACCGGCTCTCGCCCTATCGCCGCTTCAGCCGCGAGGAATGGGCCCAGCTCCGCGCCGACACGCCGCTCACCCTCAAGCAGGAGGATCTGGAGCGGCTGCAATCGATCAACGACCCGATCTCGGTGGAGGAGGTCGAGGCGATCTACCTGCCGCTGTCCCGTCTGCTCGCCCTCTACGTCGCGGCGACCCAGGGGCTGTTCAAGGCGACGCAGCGCTTCCTGCTGGCCGAGCGCGAGACCAAGGCGCCCTACATCATCGGGCTCGCCGGCTCGGTGGCGGTCGGCAAGTCGACCACGGCCCGCATCCTGACCGCCCTGCTAGCGCGCTGGCCCAACACCCCCAAGGTCGACCTCGTCACCACCGACGGGTTCCTGCTGCCGAACGCCGAACTGGCCGCCAATGGCCTTATGGAGCGCAAGGGGTTCCCTGAGAGCTACGACACCGCCGCGCTGCTGCGCTTCCTCCACGACGTGAAGGCCGGCCACAAGCGCGTGACCGCGCCGCTCTACTCGCACCTCGTCTACGACCGGGTGCCCGGCGAGGAGCGGGTGGTGGAGAGCCCCGATATCCTTATCGCCGAGGGCCTGAACGTGCTCCAGCCCGCTCGCCTGCCGCGCGACGGCACCGCGATCCCGTTCGTGTCCGACTTCTTCGACTTCTCGATCTATCTCGACGGCCACGAGGACGACCTGCACCGCTGGTACGTCACGCGCTTCATGAAGCTGCGCCAGACCGCCTTCCGCGACCCGCGCTCCTATTTCCGGAAATATGCCGAGATCCCCGAGACCGAGGCGCTCGACATCGCCGACCGGCTCTGGACGACGATCAACCTGCCGAACCTGCGCGAGAACATCGTCCCGACGCGCCAGCGGGCGAGCCTGATCCTCACCAAGGGCGCGAGCCACCGGATCGAGAGCGTGGCGCTGCGGCGGCTGTAA
- the thpR gene encoding RNA 2',3'-cyclic phosphodiesterase, translated as MPRLFTGLAVPAEIAAALKVYQGGLPGARWIEPGDFHVTLRFLGDVEATVADDVAEALSEMRARPALTVTLDGLGIFGGDRPRALYASVVPEAGLMDLQAEQERLVRRAGVEPERRKFTPHVTLARLRRDATPEATAMYLSQAPVFTPLTYTLDRVTLFSARDSTGGGPYVAEAEFPFA; from the coding sequence ATGCCGCGCCTGTTCACCGGGCTCGCCGTGCCGGCGGAGATCGCCGCGGCGCTCAAGGTCTACCAGGGCGGCTTGCCCGGCGCCCGCTGGATCGAGCCGGGGGATTTCCACGTCACCCTGCGCTTCCTCGGCGACGTCGAGGCGACCGTGGCCGACGACGTCGCCGAGGCCCTGTCGGAGATGCGGGCGCGCCCGGCCCTGACGGTGACGCTCGACGGACTCGGCATCTTCGGCGGCGACAGGCCCCGGGCGCTCTACGCGTCGGTGGTGCCGGAGGCGGGGCTGATGGATCTGCAGGCCGAGCAGGAGCGGCTCGTGCGCCGCGCCGGGGTCGAGCCGGAACGGCGGAAATTCACCCCGCACGTGACCCTGGCCCGGCTGCGGCGCGACGCCACGCCGGAGGCGACCGCGATGTACCTGTCGCAGGCCCCGGTCTTCACGCCGCTGACCTACACGTTGGACCGGGTGACGCTGTTCTCGGCGCGAGACTCGACCGGGGGCGGGCCGTATGTGGCGGAGGCGGAATTTCCGTTCGCGTGA
- a CDS encoding arylesterase, with the protein MTDAHAAPGGPIKLVALGDSLTAGYRLPADAAFPTVLERLLKAKGADVSVANAGVSGDTATGGLDRVDWSVPDGTAGVILELGANDMLRGTDPKVTEGALSSIIERLKARGIPVLLAGMQAAPNLGPDYKARFDAIYPALAKRYDLTLYPFFLDGIIGDRGQHLDDGLHPNRQGVETIAARIAPTVEAFLDRIRQQPVR; encoded by the coding sequence ATGACCGACGCCCACGCCGCCCCGGGCGGCCCGATCAAGCTCGTCGCCCTCGGCGACAGCCTGACCGCCGGCTACCGCCTGCCGGCCGACGCCGCCTTCCCGACGGTGCTGGAGCGCCTGCTCAAGGCCAAGGGCGCGGACGTGAGCGTGGCCAATGCCGGCGTCTCCGGCGACACCGCCACCGGCGGCCTCGACCGGGTCGACTGGTCGGTGCCGGACGGGACCGCGGGGGTGATCCTCGAACTCGGCGCCAACGACATGCTGCGCGGCACCGATCCGAAGGTGACCGAGGGCGCATTGTCGTCGATCATCGAGCGGCTGAAGGCGCGGGGCATCCCGGTCCTGCTCGCCGGCATGCAGGCCGCGCCCAATCTCGGGCCGGACTACAAGGCCCGGTTCGACGCGATCTACCCGGCGCTCGCCAAGCGGTACGACCTGACCCTCTACCCGTTCTTCCTCGACGGGATCATCGGCGACCGGGGGCAGCATCTCGACGACGGGCTGCACCCGAACCGGCAGGGCGTGGAGACCATCGCGGCCCGCATAGCGCCCACGGTCGAGGCGTTTCTGGACCGAATTCGCCAGCAGCCGGTGCGCTGA
- a CDS encoding ABC transporter ATP-binding protein — MSQGKVLREPAIALSNIDLSLGRGAARVHVLRGISLSVGRGEAVGLVGPSGSGKSTLLMVMAGLERPDSGGVVIEETDLVRLDEDALARFRGRRIGIVFQAFHLVPTMTALENVALPLELADRPGALERARAELEAVGLGHRLHHYPAQLSGGEQQRVAIARAVAPDPAILVADEPTGNLDEATGRQIADLLFRLKRDRGATLVLVTHDNGLARLCDRTVRLRSGRIEEAVTA; from the coding sequence GTGAGCCAAGGCAAGGTGCTGCGCGAGCCCGCGATCGCGCTGTCGAACATCGACCTCAGCCTCGGGCGCGGCGCCGCCCGCGTCCACGTCCTGCGCGGCATCTCGCTGAGCGTCGGCCGCGGCGAGGCGGTGGGCCTCGTCGGCCCGTCCGGCTCCGGCAAGTCGACGCTGCTGATGGTCATGGCCGGCCTGGAGCGGCCCGATTCCGGCGGCGTCGTGATCGAGGAGACCGACCTCGTCCGCCTCGACGAGGACGCGCTCGCCCGGTTCCGCGGCCGTCGGATCGGCATCGTGTTCCAGGCCTTCCATCTCGTGCCGACCATGACGGCGCTCGAGAACGTGGCGCTGCCGCTGGAACTCGCCGACCGGCCCGGCGCCCTGGAGCGCGCCCGCGCCGAGCTGGAGGCGGTCGGCCTCGGGCACCGGCTGCACCATTACCCGGCGCAGCTCTCGGGCGGCGAGCAGCAGCGCGTCGCCATCGCCCGGGCGGTCGCCCCGGACCCGGCGATCCTGGTGGCCGACGAGCCCACCGGCAACCTCGACGAGGCCACCGGCCGCCAGATCGCCGACCTGCTGTTCCGGCTGAAGCGGGACCGCGGCGCGACGCTGGTGCTCGTCACCCACGACAACGGCCTCGCCCGCCTGTGCGACCGCACCGTGCGCCTGCGCTCGGGGCGGATCGAGGAGGCGGTGACCGCCTGA